Within the Terriglobales bacterium genome, the region AACGGCGGTGGGGCCTGGAACACCGGTGCGTTTATGTCGCCAGTAATCAAGGACGAGTAAAAGAGGCGTGATCAGCCCAATGAAAATTCCGAATCCGGTGTAAATGAGAAGGAAGTTGGTGACCAGAATCCATGCGTATCGCGTGAGCGGACGCGGCAGCGTCCATCCTATGCAATAGATGACCAGCAGCAGAATAGGAAGCGGCCCATGCGCCAGGTTCGTGGTGCCAAAGAGGGTCTCGTATTCCAAAGGTGTAAGGAAGATGAGAGGAATCACGGCGTCGAAATAAGTAACCGGTCCATAAAGGCGCTTTTTCAAGTACAGCGCCAGCAACGCCGCCAGCACAAAGATTGCACAGGCGAGAAAGGCCTCTGCCCGGCTATTCCAGTGGAACATCGGTTCAAAAAGCCACGAAACGAGTGCGCCAACGCCCTGGCGGTGCGGCCCATGCTGCCAGCGGAACATCTCCCAGAACGAATGTTTTTCAAAAAGAGTGGCATTGTTAAAGTCCCATTGGTCCCAGAAAAAAATATTGACCGCATAGCGGTTGACCAGACGAAACAACCGTGCAGCTACAACTCCAGTGGTTAGCAATACGAAGAGAAGCGGCCACAGCGCTCTCTGTTGGGGGGCAGTTTCGCCGGCGCTCTTTTGCGATAGAACTTCAGATTGAGCACTCATGGGGTTTCTGTCCGCTGCTGTTGGCTGAGGTCAAGCACTCGCACCAGGGCGATTGCAATTCCCATGAACAACCAGATCAGGAGCATGACTTCACCATCGCCCAGGGTGTAATGAACAAAAGAACTCATCACGAATGCAACCACAGCCCCAAATATTCCCAAAAAGACACCACGCGCGAACCACTCGCCATGCTGCACTTGTTTCCACGAGCGTGCCAGAAAAAGCAGGTAGGCAATCATGAGCCACACCCATACAGCCAGGCAAGGCAATCCACAATCCACTGCTAATTCGATAAACGTAGAGTGAAAATGGCTGCGCAGCGGAAATTTCTTAAAAGCGGCAAGGTTCCATTGTTCGCCATACACCAGTTCGCTGTCGGGTCCCACGCCAAACACGGGATGCTCCGCAACCAGCCGGGGCGCATCTTTCCACATGAGCCAACGGAACTCGCTTCCCGCATCTCCCAGTGCCAGCCATCCCATGTTTCGTTCTCTTTGGATCCAGACCGTGCCCACAATGAAGGCCAAAACCAGTGCGATCAGGGCGGCCATACGAATCCGTTTGAACATTACCCAAAACACAAACGCGCATCCCAGCAGCAGGGCAGCCATATAGGTCCGGGTCACGGTCGCGAGCAACGCCGCGGAAGTCCCAAGAAAAATCACAGCTAGAATCCACCGGGCCGCGGTCCGTTCTTTCCAACTCGAAACCAGCAGTCCAAAGGTCAGCAAGCCAACCTGCAGCAGCATGCCGGCATAGGGGATGTAGTGATAAAAGTGGCCTTGCGCGCGCGGTGGACGTCCGCGTTTTGGAATGTTGCCAGGTTGGCTCAACCACTGTTGAAGGTCATTTCCATCAACTTGCACATTAAAAATTACCAGAGGCGCATTGCGGGCAATGCGGAGCGAGAGTGTTTTGTCTGCCTGTGTGGCTTTGAGCGCTGCACTCCATTGTTGCGGAGTTCGTGTGGGATGTCCGTTGATGGATTGCACGATGTCTCCCGACCGCAGCCCACGCTGGTACAGGTTCGTATCCGGAGAAATTGTGACCAGCTCCGTGCCGATTCCGTGGACGTATTGCCATCCCGTTCGTGCCACACTGACCATAGTTGAAGCCAGAAGCAGACAAGTCAGGATCTTGACTTGCTTCACGCTGCTTATGTTCTGGGCTACAACCACCGCCAGGATGATCAAGGTGAACCAGCCCAACCGTGCCCGGCTCAGGGTTGGGGCATAGGAGAGTGCGGTTGCAACTGCGGCAAGCGTTAGAAAGAGCAGCGAAGGCAGCAGGAACGGCTGTTGCTCGAACTTTCTGACTAGCCCCAGCCGTATAACCCAAACCGGGAGTGCCACCAGAAAGACGATGAAGGCCCACTGCGTCTCATGAGGAGCAAGGATGGAGATCAGGCAAAGGCAGAGGAAAATCGTCTCATTCAACCAGGCGGCAATTGCGTCACGGACCGGATTTTGATTGGCATCAGGAGCAAGAGGCTCTGCCGCCGGCGCACCCCGGGCTTGCTGGCCGGCATCAGCCAGCATAGTTTTCTGATTTAGGTTCAAATTTCCTCTCCAAAAAGCTTCTTCCTCAAACGGCACCAAGTTTAATGATTGATACTAACAGCACTTCAAGCATGGGAGGGAAGCCGGTAAGAATGCATCATTAATGCAGAAATAAACAATCTTTAAGTATAGGAACAAACCTGATTACTTTTTGTAAAGAAGAGCTACAATCTAGCGAAAACATCCTCTGTTAATATCTTTTCTTGGCAACAATGGAGGCTCCCATGTATCTGCAACGTTCTGCAGCGATTCTTGTATTTTTCGCCGTCATACTTCTGGTGTTACCTTTGCTCTCGCAGACCCAGGTTGCCGGCCTGCGGCCGGAGCTCGTGTGGCAGCAAACCTCGCCCACAGCCCAGGGCCTCGATGGTTCCGTGCTATACCAAATTGTTTATCGTTCCAACTCCCTGCCTGATGCACCCAAGACGCCGGCCCCAACCAATCCTGGCAACGCCGCGAACGGTCGTGTATTGAATACTGTCGGAACGACCACCACAGCACCAACCGGCGGCACGTGGTTGATTGGCGGCAACGCAGGCATCACCTGTACCGCTTCGCCTTGCAAAGATTATCTCGGAACCAGCGACAACAACGCATTTGAAATTCGTGTGGGAGGGAACCGGGCCCTGCGCATCGAGCCGCAATTTGATTCTGGCAGCAGCAACAGTTTTACACCCAACCTGATTGCCGGCTTCAGCGGCAATGCGGTTACTGATGGAGCCATAGGTGCCACCATCGCGGGCGGCGGCGAAGCCGGCGCGGGGAATAGCGTGACCGCTAAGTTTGGCACCGTGAGCGGCGGGCTGAACAACATGGTCAACGGTGCATCGGGGACCGTCAGTGGCGGACAAAGTAACAACGCCATGGGAATCCATGCCGCCATCTGCGGGGGCTCGCAAAATGCCGCCATTGGACAGGGCTCAACCATTGCCGGCGGGGTCGGCAACAGCGCCAATGGTGAAGGTGCATTTGTTGCTGGTGGAGGCTCCAACAGCGCTGGCGGTAACTATAGCTTTGCTGCCGGCCACCATGCCAGCACCCGTGGGGATGCAGGGACCTTCGTCTGGGGAGACGATTCCAGCAGCACCGATGTCAGGCCCACTGGCCCGAACCAATTCGTAGCAAGAAGCTCTGGTGGGGTGGTCTTTTACAGCAATCCTGCTCTTAGCTCTGGCGTGGTGCTTGAGCCCGGCGGCGGCTCATGGTCTTCTCTCAGCGACCGCAACATGAAAGAGCACTTTGCCGGCGTTGATGCGACGCAAGTGCTGGCCGAGGTTTTGCAGTTGCCCATCGCGACCTGGAATTACAAGTCGCAGAGCGCCGGCATCCGCCACATCGGCCCCGCCGCGCAGGATTTTTATGCGGCCTTCAAAGTAGGAGAAGATGAGCGCCGCATCACCGATATTGATGAAGGCGGCGTTGCCCTGGCTGCCATTCAGGGATTGAATCAAAAACTGGAAGCCGAGCTCAAAGCAAAAGACGAACAACTGGCCGAGCAGCAACAAGTGAACAGCCAGCAGGAGCAGGAAATCCGCAAGCTGATGGAAGCAGTAGAGAAGCTGCGCCGACAGGTGGAAGCCAGAAACTAGGGTTAACTGGCATCTTTGGTAAAGATGCGCGTAGCTCGCCGCGTCTCCTGATTGCATTTCCCATTCATCTTGATTGTTTGAACGATCCGCTGTTGCCTCAGGTTTCCCATGCCCATTTTTTTCTCAGCCTTGGTTCTTTCCCGCAAACTAACCTGCCAGCGCCGTGCTTGTTACGAGAAGACCTCATTTCCAATCCGCGCCAGAAGATGAAACGTATTGGTAAGTAGGCTCACTACATGATACCAGGCGAAACCAAGCGGAACGAATCTCAACAAGACAGTGTTAAAGACCTGCCAACAGGTCTGGGACATATCCCTTTGCAGGAGCGGGTTTCATGGATGTCGCAATTTTCGGCGCTGGAATCGCTGGTTTGATGGCAGCCATTACCTTGCGTGCGCAGGGGCACCATTGCCGTATTTATGAGCGTCTTAGTCGTGGCCATGAAACTGGCATGGGGTTTATCTTGACCCCAGAAGGCGTTGATTGCTTGCAGAAATTCGGAGTGCGCTTCAGCGGCGCTTTCAGCGGTGTGCCGCTTAATCGTTACTGCTGCCGCAATGCAGCCGGCGAGATTCTGCACGAGCAAGCCATGCCTGCCGGCGCCCGCAGCATGCGGCGTTGTCATCTTATATCCGCATTGATCGGCGCTTTGCCGGCAAATGACACGCTTGCTTTTGGCGCTGAGTTAAGTGGTCTGGAGTTCGGTGAAAGCGGTCGAGTTACGGTGGCCTGCTTGAGTTCAGGCACGCGCATTCATGCCGATTTGTACGTTGCCGCCGATGGTATACGTTCGCAGGCAAGGCAAGCTTTGTTTCCTGATTGGCCTGCGTCGCCAGCCCAGGTGCTGGAAATCGTTGGACTTCTACGCTGTGACAAAACCATACGATGGGCCGGCCACGACTTCAACAAATTCCATGCGCCAAGTGGAGGCACTGCTCTCGGTATTTTGCCCGTGGATCCATACCACGTAGTTTGGTATCTGCAATTTGACGCACACCGTTTTCCTCCGCCGAAAGAAAACGGCAATGCCAGTCCCGAGGCGCGGCATGCTTTCGTGGAAAAATTGGTAGGGGACTGGGCCGATCCTGTCCCGCATCTGCTTGCCAAGACTGATTTCTCGCGAGTGTATCTTTGGCGCCCAATGGATACCGATCCTGTGCCGCACTTCTATCAGGGCAACCTGGTTTTGGTCGGTGATGCCGCGCATCCCCTGTCGCCGTTTACCAGCCAGGGAGTATCATCGGCACTTGCCGATGCGGTTGCGCTCGCGAGCGCCGTAAACGCAAAGGTCAACACCGGAAGCGATCTCACCCATGCTCTTGCCGCCTACTCCGTCGAGCGTCGTGAGCAGTGCGCTCCCTACGTCGCCAAAGGACGCGAGCTGACCCAGCAGTTTCTCAAACCCCAGGCTGTCAATGGCACTTTGCTGCCCGTAGCTTAATCTAGAAACTATCTAGCTTTTGTTGGCATTGCGAAGAACGGCACATACTAAGAGGTGTCATCCTGAGCCGTAGGCGAAAAGACCTCCGATGGAGATTGAGCTACCCGCGGCTTAAATCGGACCACCTGGGATTTCCACTTTTCTAAGGAAATTTGGAAGAATCTAAGGATGTCAACTAAGCCAGATGGATCTAAATATCTAGGGAGCCCTCCCATGCCCAAAGCATACGACGCAATCATTATTGGTACCGGACAAGCTGGACCCTTTCTGGCCCAGCGTCTCGCGGCCGCCGGAATGAAAGTTGCAATTGTCGAACGAAAGTTGTTCGGAGGCACTTGCGTCAACACCGGATGCATCCCAACCAAGACCATGGTGGCCAGCGCCTATGCTGCTCGAGTTGCGCAACGCGCCGCCGAGTATGGTGTGACGCTGGATGGGACCGTCCGGGTTGATATGAAGAAGGTGAAGGCCCGTAAAGATGCCATCTCCGGCAAATCGCGCGTGGGCATGGAGACCTGGCTTAAGCGCATGGAAAACTGTACGGTATACCAGGGACATGCTCGCTTCGAGTCTCCACGAGAGGTCAGAGTCGGGAGCGAATTGCTCAGCTCCGAACGCATCTTTATTAATGTAGGCGGGCGCGCCGTGGTTCCTCCCATGCCGGGACTCGACCAGATTTCATACCTGACGAACTCTTCCATGATGGAAGTTGATTTTCTGCCCAGCCATCTGGTGATCGTGGGTGGCAGCTATGTCGGCCTGGAATTTGGGCAGATGTTTCGCCGCTTCGGCAGCGAGGTAACCATTGTGGAGCAAACTTCCCGTCTGATCTCCCGCGAAGATGAAGATGTTTCCCTTGCCATCCAGCAGATCTTGCAGCAGGAAGGCATCAACCTTCGCCTGAATGCAAAGTGCATTGCCTTTGCCAGGCACGAGCAGGGGATCGCCGCGCGTGTTGATTGCACCGAGGACGCTCCCGAAGTAATGGGCAGCCATGTGTTGCTTGCCGTCGGACGCCGCCCAAACACCGATGACCTCGGTCTCGACAAAGCCGGCGTTGTAACCGATGCCCGTGGCTACATCGTAGTGGATGACCAACTACGCACCAATGTTCCCGGAATCTGGGCGCTGGGAGATTGCAATGGCAAGGGCGCTTTCACGCACACCTCTTACAACGATTTTGAAATCGTGGCCGCGAATCTTCTCGACAACGACCCGCGCCGGGTCTCGGACCGCATTCTGACCTACGCTCTCTATATTGATCCGCCCCTGGGACGAGCTGGTTTGACTGAGGCCGACGTCCGGCAATCAGGGAAGCGTGTGCTCATCGGAAAGCGCCCCATGACCAAAGTCGGCCGCGCCGTGGAAAAAGGTGAAACGCAAGGTTTCATGAAAATATTCGTTGATGCTGATAGCAAGCAGATTTTAGGAGCAGCCATCCTGGGCACCGGCGGGGACGAGGTCATCCACAGCATTCTCGATGTCATGTACGCCAAAGCGCCATACACCACGATACAAAGGGCCGTGCACATTCATCCCACGGTTTCAGAGCTGATTCCAACCATGCTGGGCGAGCTGAAACCTTTGAGCGCATAACAAAATTCAAGATCGATTTCTACGAACTCGCCACCACCGAAACCGCCTTGGCTTTTTCCTGCTCAATCGCCGCCAGCATGTCTTCATCTTCCGAGAATTTAAACCAGGGTAGTCCTCGCTCTTGCGCCTGTTTTTCCTCGGCGCGTGCCAGATGTTCGAGATCAGATTTCTCCACGATGCGCAGGCCCTTGGAAATGAGGTGACGTTTGATCTGGTCGTAGCAGGCTGAGGTTTTTTTCGGTGCGCCCTCCAGATACGCCAGCACATTGGCAGCGCCCACTTCACCATCGTGCCGGGCAATGCCAACCAGCCCTTCACTGGCTTTGCGTGCCCATCCGACCACGTAGATTCCCTCCATGGCCTTTCCGATTTGCGGGTCAAGGACCTCGTAGATAGGGCGCTTCGGATCAACCGGGTCCGAACAGGTTACATAACAGTCCTTGCTATAGGGCAATCCCAAAGTGGGATCGGCAACATCGCCAATGGCAAAGATCATCGTGTCCACATCAAGATCAATAGTTTTGTCGATTGCTTTGCATGCGATGCTGCCATCGCGCTCGAATAATACGTTTTCCGTGATTGTGAGACGGTTGATGCGGCCGCTGGCATCCGCATGGATCGCCTGCGGCGAGCATAGAAAGCGAAAGAGCAGGCGGCTGCGCTCCGCCGGTTGTGGCGGTTTATTCAAAATGGGAAATGTGTCTTCTGCGACTTTAGCGATGTCCTGCCCTACAGCGGCAAGCTGCGGCTGAATGCGCGTCAATTCTTCCTGAAACGCCTGCCGGTCAAGAAACCTCTCGACATAAACAAATTCTTTCAGGTCAAACTTGGCTTCAAACGGACCGCGCCGCGCGATTACGATAACTTCTTCAGCGCTGTGCTTGGGATCGTCAATCAAAAGCCAATGGGCTAAGTCCACCATCACATTGCCCATTCCCACAATGGCAATGCGCTTGCCCACAGAGAAATCCTGCGAGGCAAAGGGCGGCAGTTGATTGTAGTAATACACGAAGTCCTTGGCACAATAGACGCCGCGTGAGTCATCGCCCGCGAGTCCCAGTTTTTTCGTGCCCTGCGCGCCCACGGAAAAGACCAGCGCCGAAGGTGAGAACTCGCGTAGATCCGCGATAGTAATCGGTAGTCCATCGCCCACTGCAACGTGCCCGATGTAATGCACGTTGGGCAGGCTGAGGACCTTGGCGAACTGCTTGCGCAGCCCGTTCTTCATCTTGTCTTTGGTGGGATAGATGCCATACTCGGCCAAACCGCCGGGCTTGATGTCGCGATTGAGAATAATGACTTCATGCCCGCTTTGAGCAATTTTCTGCGCCGCAAACATTCCGGCCGGCCCTGCACCCACCACGAATACAGTTTTCACTCAGCCCTCCTTTTCAAGTAGGTGGCTATACAACTAAGAATGCTCAGTTGTCTCATCTTTAAGTCTGACAGAGAATTTCTGACATAGTATAGGCTTTTTGGGCAAGGGTACTTTAGAACAACAACCCCGTCCTGGGCTGTCATGTATATCACAGAATCATTGTCCTCGACTTCCGCTATTTTTTGCGACGGTCAACACACCCGCTCCGCGGATAGCATCGTGTTTCAGTGCCTGCAATGCTGAATTCGCCTGCTCCAGGGGGAACGTCTCGATTTGCGTCCGGATAGGAATTTCAGCGGCCACCTGCAGAAAATCAATGCCGTCTTGCCGGGTATTGTTGGCTACGCTGCGGATCACCCGCTCGTGATAAAGCAACTCATAGGGAAAAGAAGGAATCGGGCTCATGTAAATTCCGCCCAGAACCAGCGTGCCCGCTTTTTTCAGCGCCTGCAATGCCGCCGGCACCAGCTCTCCAGCCGGAGCGAAGATGATCGCGGCGTTCAGCCCAACCGGTGGAGTATCGTAAGCTCCGCCCACCCACTCCGCTCCCAGTTCACGCGCCAGCTTGCGGTGCTTTTCTTCACGCGTACAAACTACGACTTTGATCTTCCAATGACGCGCGACTTGGATCGCCACATGACCAGCCGCTCCGAACCCATAGATGGCCAGCGCATCTCCCGCTTGCAGGTTGGCAAGCCGGAGTGCGCGGAAACCGATGATTCCCGCGCAGAGCAGCGGTGCTGCCTGTGTATCTTCGAAGCCGGCAGGAATGGGATAGACGAACTCTTCCGGCGCAACGATATATTCTGCGTATCCGCCCTGCGCTGTGTAGCCGGTGAATAGGGCGTTCACGCACAAGTTCTCGCGTCCGCGCATGCAATACTCACATGTGCCGTCGGTGCGATGCAGCCAGGGGACACCAACTCTTGAGCCGGACGCATACTTGCCGGCCTTGGCCCCAGCGCGAACCACACGTCCCACAACCTGGTGGCCGGGAATAACGCTGGGCAGCTTCGGTTGCAGCTCGCCCTCGACCACGTGCAGGTCGGTTCTACAGATTCCGCAGGCCAGGACCTGGATAAGAATTTCATCAGCGCCAGGTTCAGGAATGGGAATGTCTTCGCGCACCAGTGGACTGCTGTCGACAGGTGCGGGAGTCTTGAGCACGAGAGCTCGCATAAAATCACCTCCTCAGATGATAGAACATTGCAACTGATAGAACATTGTTGCGATGCAGGCTGATCACGCATTCATGGGTAGTGGGCTAATTAGCCCACTACCCATGAATGCACAACATCCAATAGGACCTTTTAGAGTGATATGATGAGGTTCGTAAAGGGCAGGAGGGACGGTATGAGTGGCGCACACAAAAATCCAAAGAACTACGAAGAACGAATCGTGCGCGATCCACAAATTTGCGGTGGAGAACCAGTCTTCAAGGGCACGCGGGTAACCCTGCGCACTGTTCTTGCCAGCCTGGCCGAGGGAGATTCTACCGAGGAAATCCTTGCTGATTTCAGCAGCCTGAAAAATGAGGATATTCAGGCAGCAATTGCCTTTGCCGCAGCTTCTGCAGAAGAAGACCTGCCCGTGCCGACAGTTCCACAGATTCGATGAAAATCAAGCTCGATGAAAACCTTCCGTTCTCCCTGTCCGCTACGTTGGAATCTCTTGGGCATGATGTTCATACTACCCAGCAGGACGCCCGCAACCGCTGTGCTCTTTTTTAGAAAAGACCTTCGGTTCATATGAGGGTCCATACGAGGTCGAAAGTATAGCCAAGGAGCCGATGGTAGCAAAGTTAAGTTATCTGACGGTTGAGTTTAAGAAAACGCAACGATGCGCCGCCCTTACTGCGCTGGTGCTGACGGAGGTCAGATTGAATTTAGTGGGCGGTTCCGCGCCGCGGATCCATGGTCATTCCCCGGGAGGAATCGAGCTTCCCATCGGCCCCGCTGGTCAGAGCGACGAATGCAGGATCGTTTTTCAGCGAAGCGAACACCGCATCCACGCGCGCTTCCATCATCTCTTCGGAGCGCACTGCCTGGTAGCGCTCATATTCGAAGAAGTGGCGTTTGAGCAGGGCAAGCGCCTTATCGCGCTGGCCGGTCTGCGCGTAGATGGCGGCAAGGTTGTAGGAAGCAGGCAGCATGGCTTCGTTCTCGCGCGCAATCTTCAGGGCTTCATCGCCGTGTCCGTTGCCTGCCATGAAGGCTGCAGCAAAGATAAGGTTGTAAGCATCTTTCGGATCGAGCGCGAGCGCCTCATGCACGTAGTGGTCAGCTTTGGCAGTGTCGCCCTCGGAATTCCAATATACCGCCAGGTTGCGGTTGGCCAGCGCCAGCGGATAGGTTTCGACGGACTTTTCCATCAACGCCAGCCCTTTGGCAAATTCGCCGTCGTGAATAGTCATCTTCCCCAAGCCATGCAGCGCAACTGCGCGGGACAGCGGATCGGCCGGCATATTAAGGATAGCCTCAAACACGCTCCGTGCTTTATCCCATTCGCCGGTCTCGTGGCGATACACCTCGCCCAGGTAGCGCAGCGGCACGGGATCGGCCGGATCCATGCGGTGCGCTTTTGAATATAAGCGTTCGGCCTCGGAATATTTCGCATCCATCTCTGCTTTCAGGCCGGCAATCATGGTGCGCTCGATCTGGGCACTCTTTGCCGGATCAAAAACCGGCGGGTCAGGGATCTGGCCTACATCGTTGACCCCGAGCTTCTTCAATTCTTTGGCGGCGTCTTTTGCCCGTTTTGGGAAGAGGCACTTCTGGTCGACCACGGCACGGTAGAGTTGGATGGCAGTCGTGTTGTCGCCCGCCTTGGCTTTGTCCTTGGCGTCTTTCATCTGCTGATTGAGGGCGTTATCGCGCTGCTTCAGCTCGTCTCCGACCAGCTTCTCCACCTGGTCTACTTTGAGCATGCC harbors:
- a CDS encoding O-antigen ligase family protein; this translates as MNLNQKTMLADAGQQARGAPAAEPLAPDANQNPVRDAIAAWLNETIFLCLCLISILAPHETQWAFIVFLVALPVWVIRLGLVRKFEQQPFLLPSLLFLTLAAVATALSYAPTLSRARLGWFTLIILAVVVAQNISSVKQVKILTCLLLASTMVSVARTGWQYVHGIGTELVTISPDTNLYQRGLRSGDIVQSINGHPTRTPQQWSAALKATQADKTLSLRIARNAPLVIFNVQVDGNDLQQWLSQPGNIPKRGRPPRAQGHFYHYIPYAGMLLQVGLLTFGLLVSSWKERTAARWILAVIFLGTSAALLATVTRTYMAALLLGCAFVFWVMFKRIRMAALIALVLAFIVGTVWIQRERNMGWLALGDAGSEFRWLMWKDAPRLVAEHPVFGVGPDSELVYGEQWNLAAFKKFPLRSHFHSTFIELAVDCGLPCLAVWVWLMIAYLLFLARSWKQVQHGEWFARGVFLGIFGAVVAFVMSSFVHYTLGDGEVMLLIWLFMGIAIALVRVLDLSQQQRTETP
- a CDS encoding tail fiber domain-containing protein — protein: MYLQRSAAILVFFAVILLVLPLLSQTQVAGLRPELVWQQTSPTAQGLDGSVLYQIVYRSNSLPDAPKTPAPTNPGNAANGRVLNTVGTTTTAPTGGTWLIGGNAGITCTASPCKDYLGTSDNNAFEIRVGGNRALRIEPQFDSGSSNSFTPNLIAGFSGNAVTDGAIGATIAGGGEAGAGNSVTAKFGTVSGGLNNMVNGASGTVSGGQSNNAMGIHAAICGGSQNAAIGQGSTIAGGVGNSANGEGAFVAGGGSNSAGGNYSFAAGHHASTRGDAGTFVWGDDSSSTDVRPTGPNQFVARSSGGVVFYSNPALSSGVVLEPGGGSWSSLSDRNMKEHFAGVDATQVLAEVLQLPIATWNYKSQSAGIRHIGPAAQDFYAAFKVGEDERRITDIDEGGVALAAIQGLNQKLEAELKAKDEQLAEQQQVNSQQEQEIRKLMEAVEKLRRQVEARN
- a CDS encoding NAD(P)/FAD-dependent oxidoreductase — its product is MDVAIFGAGIAGLMAAITLRAQGHHCRIYERLSRGHETGMGFILTPEGVDCLQKFGVRFSGAFSGVPLNRYCCRNAAGEILHEQAMPAGARSMRRCHLISALIGALPANDTLAFGAELSGLEFGESGRVTVACLSSGTRIHADLYVAADGIRSQARQALFPDWPASPAQVLEIVGLLRCDKTIRWAGHDFNKFHAPSGGTALGILPVDPYHVVWYLQFDAHRFPPPKENGNASPEARHAFVEKLVGDWADPVPHLLAKTDFSRVYLWRPMDTDPVPHFYQGNLVLVGDAAHPLSPFTSQGVSSALADAVALASAVNAKVNTGSDLTHALAAYSVERREQCAPYVAKGRELTQQFLKPQAVNGTLLPVA
- a CDS encoding FAD-containing oxidoreductase, with amino-acid sequence MPKAYDAIIIGTGQAGPFLAQRLAAAGMKVAIVERKLFGGTCVNTGCIPTKTMVASAYAARVAQRAAEYGVTLDGTVRVDMKKVKARKDAISGKSRVGMETWLKRMENCTVYQGHARFESPREVRVGSELLSSERIFINVGGRAVVPPMPGLDQISYLTNSSMMEVDFLPSHLVIVGGSYVGLEFGQMFRRFGSEVTIVEQTSRLISREDEDVSLAIQQILQQEGINLRLNAKCIAFARHEQGIAARVDCTEDAPEVMGSHVLLAVGRRPNTDDLGLDKAGVVTDARGYIVVDDQLRTNVPGIWALGDCNGKGAFTHTSYNDFEIVAANLLDNDPRRVSDRILTYALYIDPPLGRAGLTEADVRQSGKRVLIGKRPMTKVGRAVEKGETQGFMKIFVDADSKQILGAAILGTGGDEVIHSILDVMYAKAPYTTIQRAVHIHPTVSELIPTMLGELKPLSA
- a CDS encoding FAD-dependent oxidoreductase; amino-acid sequence: MKTVFVVGAGPAGMFAAQKIAQSGHEVIILNRDIKPGGLAEYGIYPTKDKMKNGLRKQFAKVLSLPNVHYIGHVAVGDGLPITIADLREFSPSALVFSVGAQGTKKLGLAGDDSRGVYCAKDFVYYYNQLPPFASQDFSVGKRIAIVGMGNVMVDLAHWLLIDDPKHSAEEVIVIARRGPFEAKFDLKEFVYVERFLDRQAFQEELTRIQPQLAAVGQDIAKVAEDTFPILNKPPQPAERSRLLFRFLCSPQAIHADASGRINRLTITENVLFERDGSIACKAIDKTIDLDVDTMIFAIGDVADPTLGLPYSKDCYVTCSDPVDPKRPIYEVLDPQIGKAMEGIYVVGWARKASEGLVGIARHDGEVGAANVLAYLEGAPKKTSACYDQIKRHLISKGLRIVEKSDLEHLARAEEKQAQERGLPWFKFSEDEDMLAAIEQEKAKAVSVVASS
- a CDS encoding zinc-dependent alcohol dehydrogenase family protein; this translates as MRALVLKTPAPVDSSPLVREDIPIPEPGADEILIQVLACGICRTDLHVVEGELQPKLPSVIPGHQVVGRVVRAGAKAGKYASGSRVGVPWLHRTDGTCEYCMRGRENLCVNALFTGYTAQGGYAEYIVAPEEFVYPIPAGFEDTQAAPLLCAGIIGFRALRLANLQAGDALAIYGFGAAGHVAIQVARHWKIKVVVCTREEKHRKLARELGAEWVGGAYDTPPVGLNAAIIFAPAGELVPAALQALKKAGTLVLGGIYMSPIPSFPYELLYHERVIRSVANNTRQDGIDFLQVAAEIPIRTQIETFPLEQANSALQALKHDAIRGAGVLTVAKNSGSRGQ
- a CDS encoding DUF433 domain-containing protein, which translates into the protein MSGAHKNPKNYEERIVRDPQICGGEPVFKGTRVTLRTVLASLAEGDSTEEILADFSSLKNEDIQAAIAFAAASAEEDLPVPTVPQIR
- a CDS encoding tetratricopeptide repeat protein, with product MKPLSVRTLSFAFTLLLLVPLTWATCGGGGGGGVGGMGGGGTQGQDPQVYQVPWRMVTPSDPPITSGLVVYWFPSSNTELQQSSLRTSRELTLYATQCVAMEVSDIRTPAGQKFAGDAKLPIVVLAAPDGTVIGKIENKNGMLKVDQVEKLVGDELKQRDNALNQQMKDAKDKAKAGDNTTAIQLYRAVVDQKCLFPKRAKDAAKELKKLGVNDVGQIPDPPVFDPAKSAQIERTMIAGLKAEMDAKYSEAERLYSKAHRMDPADPVPLRYLGEVYRHETGEWDKARSVFEAILNMPADPLSRAVALHGLGKMTIHDGEFAKGLALMEKSVETYPLALANRNLAVYWNSEGDTAKADHYVHEALALDPKDAYNLIFAAAFMAGNGHGDEALKIARENEAMLPASYNLAAIYAQTGQRDKALALLKRHFFEYERYQAVRSEEMMEARVDAVFASLKNDPAFVALTSGADGKLDSSRGMTMDPRRGTAH